One region of Triticum aestivum cultivar Chinese Spring chromosome 6B, IWGSC CS RefSeq v2.1, whole genome shotgun sequence genomic DNA includes:
- the LOC123136956 gene encoding uncharacterized protein isoform X2 → MDHPWRFAAGAGNDLCPVCTAPHFPFCPPPPLPPHPFPYDLHPPPPPPPPQYHAPFHPPPPPPPMWAPPGPHPYDLLDTEGPHKRMRVGEAPPFSGPPPPYPPMLGRASVEGERLLGLIREHGHGRAQLPPAQWHGEPYPPDGFGHGGDGAYPPHQNYNNPYAQGGNFTDYDLVRRMPPPPMPFDRYSALDSVGGSQEKYFDHHHHHQFHPEALPGAPPLPQHAEAGNHYDSRDWRHHAGVVPPPPDPPMPSTPDYHAMPPLQAANSSLFPVLSSSPATTSLPPSDNTLHHSHLMPNANYYNGPNKNEGVDFVHRQQSEQHLEDRMPTQDKHSFNNVEVNIVNACDLFKQPLRASRPDHIVIILRGLPGSGKSYLAKALRDLEVESGGSAPRIHSMDDYFMIEVEKVEDNEGSKSSTASKGRKQLTKKVIEYCYEPEMEETYRSSMLNAFKKTLDEGNFTFVIVDDRNLRVADFAQFWASAKRSGYEVYLLEAPYKDPTGCAARNVHGFTLDDIKKMAADWEEAPPLYVRLDTHSLFHGDNLHEHSIQEVDMDTEDTDDADDTAVNTQSGSSKKAIPESADDVPDQGDKWDSSDEEDLDDIKELGQSKWSKDFDEDTDRSKHADGSTHTLSGLAKTYGTHQKTLTWGDRLEKGGFSIGAAKRRPTSSLIIGPGSGYNLVSNPLAEDNSTGVKDKVNNETKRRFSEQLRDEGQSFRAVFDQRKQRIGVFDNGKNE, encoded by the exons ATGGATCATCCATGGCGCTTCGCAGCTGGCGCCGGCAACGACCTCTGCCCCGTCTGCACCGCGCCCCACTTCCCCTTTTGCCCGCCTCCGCCTCTCCCGCCCCACCCCTTTCCCTACGATCTCCACccaccgccccctcctcccccgccCCAGTACCATGCCCccttccacccgccgccgccgccaccgccgatgtGGGCTCCTCCGGGGCCGCACCCGTACGATCTCCTCGACACGGAAGGTCCCCACAAGAGGATGCGCGTGGGGGAGGCGCCTCCGTTCTCCGGCCCGCCCCCTCCCTACCCGCCAATGTTGGGCAGGGCTTCCGTGGAGGGAGAGCGGCTGCTCGGGCTGATCCGGGAGCATGGCCATGGCCGCGCTCAGCTGCCGCCTGCACAGTGGCATGGCGAACCGTATCCACCCGATGGTTTCGGCCATGGAGGAGATGGGGCTTATCCTCCTCATCAAAATTATAATAACCCCTATGCGCAGGGAGGCAATTTCACTGATTACGATCTCGTCAGAAGGATGCCACCTCCGCCGATGCCGTTTGATAGGTATAGTGCCTTAGATTCTGTTGGAGGATCTCAGGAGAAGTATTTCgaccaccatcaccatcatcagTTTCACCCTGAAGCATTGCCGGGTGCTCCACCACTACCACAACATGCTGAGGCAGGAAACCATTATGATTCCCGCGATTGGCGTCATCATGCGGGTGTTGTGCCGCCACCACCAGATCCTCCAATGCCTTCTACCCCAGATTACCATGCAATGCCACCTCTGCAGGCAGCAAACTCGTCGTTGTTTCCTGTCCTCTCCAGTTCCCCGGCTACTACATCACTTCCACCCAGTGATAATACCTTGCATCATTCCCACCTGATGCCAAACGCAAATTATTACAATGGACCCAACAAAAATGAG GGGGTAGATTTCGTACATCGGCAACAATCGGAGCAGCATCTGGAGGATAGAATGCCAACACAGGACAAACATTCTTTTAACAATGTGGAAGTCAATATTGTTAATGCATGCGACTTGTTCAAGCAGCCCCTTCGCGCTTCACGCCCTGATCATATTGTTATCATCCTGCGAGGGCTTCCAG GTAGTGGAAAGAGCTACCTTGCGAAGGCATTGCGTGATCTTGAAGTTGAGAGTGGTGGAAGTGCACCCAGAATTCACTCGATGGATGACTATTTCATGATTGAGGTTGAGAAG GTCGAAGACAACGAAGGGTCTAAATCTTCTACTGCATCCAAAGGACGGAAACAGTTGACCAAGAAAGTGATTGAATATTGTTATGAGCCTGAAATGGAGGAG ACCTACAGATCAAGCATGTTAAACGCGTTTAAGAAGACCCTTGATGAAGGGAATTTCACATTTGTGATTG TGGATGACCGCAATCTGCGGGTAGCTGATTTTGCTCAATTTTGGGCAAGCGCGAAG AGATCTGGCTATGAGGTCTACTTGCTCGAGGCACCATACAAGGATCCAACA ggctgtgctgctaggaatgTGCATGGGTTTACATTGGATGATATCAAAAAGATGGCAGCTGACTGGGAGGAGGCTCCACCACTATATGTGCGACTAGATACCCAT TCTTTATTCCATGGTGACAATCTTCATGAGCATTCTATACAAGAG GTTGATATGGACACAGAGGATACTGATGATGCTGATGATACGGCAGTTAACACCCAGTCTGGAAGCTCAAAGAAGGCTATACCTGAATCAGCAGATGATGTACCTGATCAAG GGGACAAGTGGGATTCATCAGATGAAGAAGACTTAGATGACATTAAAGAGCTAGGACAGAGCAAATGGTCAAAAGATTTTGATGAGGATACTGACAGGTCCAAGCATGCAGATGGAAGTACACATACTCTTTCTGGGCTGGCCAAGACATATGGCACTCATCAAAAAACACTTACTTGGGGTGATCGG CTTGAAAAGGGTGGATTTTCTATCGGTGCAGCCAAAAGGAGACCCACTTCATCTTTAATCATAGGACCTGGATCAGGGTACAATTTG GTCTCCAACCCCTTGGCTGAAGATAATTCCACAGGCGTGAAGGATAAAGTAAACAATGAAACAAAAAGACGGTTCAGTGAGCAACTTCGTGATGAAGGTCAATCCTTCAGGGCAGTTTTTGACCAGAGAAAACAGCGCATTGGGGTTTTCGACAACGGGAAAAATGAGTAA
- the LOC123136956 gene encoding uncharacterized protein isoform X1 yields the protein MDHPWRFAAGAGNDLCPVCTAPHFPFCPPPPLPPHPFPYDLHPPPPPPPPQYHAPFHPPPPPPPMWAPPGPHPYDLLDTEGPHKRMRVGEAPPFSGPPPPYPPMLGRASVEGERLLGLIREHGHGRAQLPPAQWHGEPYPPDGFGHGGDGAYPPHQNYNNPYAQGGNFTDYDLVRRMPPPPMPFDRYSALDSVGGSQEKYFDHHHHHQFHPEALPGAPPLPQHAEAGNHYDSRDWRHHAGVVPPPPDPPMPSTPDYHAMPPLQAANSSLFPVLSSSPATTSLPPSDNTLHHSHLMPNANYYNGPNKNEGVDFVHRQQSEQHLEDRMPTQDKHSFNNVEVNIVNACDLFKQPLRASRPDHIVIILRGLPGSGKSYLAKALRDLEVESGGSAPRIHSMDDYFMIEVEKKVEDNEGSKSSTASKGRKQLTKKVIEYCYEPEMEETYRSSMLNAFKKTLDEGNFTFVIVDDRNLRVADFAQFWASAKRSGYEVYLLEAPYKDPTGCAARNVHGFTLDDIKKMAADWEEAPPLYVRLDTHSLFHGDNLHEHSIQEVDMDTEDTDDADDTAVNTQSGSSKKAIPESADDVPDQGDKWDSSDEEDLDDIKELGQSKWSKDFDEDTDRSKHADGSTHTLSGLAKTYGTHQKTLTWGDRLEKGGFSIGAAKRRPTSSLIIGPGSGYNLVSNPLAEDNSTGVKDKVNNETKRRFSEQLRDEGQSFRAVFDQRKQRIGVFDNGKNE from the exons ATGGATCATCCATGGCGCTTCGCAGCTGGCGCCGGCAACGACCTCTGCCCCGTCTGCACCGCGCCCCACTTCCCCTTTTGCCCGCCTCCGCCTCTCCCGCCCCACCCCTTTCCCTACGATCTCCACccaccgccccctcctcccccgccCCAGTACCATGCCCccttccacccgccgccgccgccaccgccgatgtGGGCTCCTCCGGGGCCGCACCCGTACGATCTCCTCGACACGGAAGGTCCCCACAAGAGGATGCGCGTGGGGGAGGCGCCTCCGTTCTCCGGCCCGCCCCCTCCCTACCCGCCAATGTTGGGCAGGGCTTCCGTGGAGGGAGAGCGGCTGCTCGGGCTGATCCGGGAGCATGGCCATGGCCGCGCTCAGCTGCCGCCTGCACAGTGGCATGGCGAACCGTATCCACCCGATGGTTTCGGCCATGGAGGAGATGGGGCTTATCCTCCTCATCAAAATTATAATAACCCCTATGCGCAGGGAGGCAATTTCACTGATTACGATCTCGTCAGAAGGATGCCACCTCCGCCGATGCCGTTTGATAGGTATAGTGCCTTAGATTCTGTTGGAGGATCTCAGGAGAAGTATTTCgaccaccatcaccatcatcagTTTCACCCTGAAGCATTGCCGGGTGCTCCACCACTACCACAACATGCTGAGGCAGGAAACCATTATGATTCCCGCGATTGGCGTCATCATGCGGGTGTTGTGCCGCCACCACCAGATCCTCCAATGCCTTCTACCCCAGATTACCATGCAATGCCACCTCTGCAGGCAGCAAACTCGTCGTTGTTTCCTGTCCTCTCCAGTTCCCCGGCTACTACATCACTTCCACCCAGTGATAATACCTTGCATCATTCCCACCTGATGCCAAACGCAAATTATTACAATGGACCCAACAAAAATGAG GGGGTAGATTTCGTACATCGGCAACAATCGGAGCAGCATCTGGAGGATAGAATGCCAACACAGGACAAACATTCTTTTAACAATGTGGAAGTCAATATTGTTAATGCATGCGACTTGTTCAAGCAGCCCCTTCGCGCTTCACGCCCTGATCATATTGTTATCATCCTGCGAGGGCTTCCAG GTAGTGGAAAGAGCTACCTTGCGAAGGCATTGCGTGATCTTGAAGTTGAGAGTGGTGGAAGTGCACCCAGAATTCACTCGATGGATGACTATTTCATGATTGAGGTTGAGAAG AAGGTCGAAGACAACGAAGGGTCTAAATCTTCTACTGCATCCAAAGGACGGAAACAGTTGACCAAGAAAGTGATTGAATATTGTTATGAGCCTGAAATGGAGGAG ACCTACAGATCAAGCATGTTAAACGCGTTTAAGAAGACCCTTGATGAAGGGAATTTCACATTTGTGATTG TGGATGACCGCAATCTGCGGGTAGCTGATTTTGCTCAATTTTGGGCAAGCGCGAAG AGATCTGGCTATGAGGTCTACTTGCTCGAGGCACCATACAAGGATCCAACA ggctgtgctgctaggaatgTGCATGGGTTTACATTGGATGATATCAAAAAGATGGCAGCTGACTGGGAGGAGGCTCCACCACTATATGTGCGACTAGATACCCAT TCTTTATTCCATGGTGACAATCTTCATGAGCATTCTATACAAGAG GTTGATATGGACACAGAGGATACTGATGATGCTGATGATACGGCAGTTAACACCCAGTCTGGAAGCTCAAAGAAGGCTATACCTGAATCAGCAGATGATGTACCTGATCAAG GGGACAAGTGGGATTCATCAGATGAAGAAGACTTAGATGACATTAAAGAGCTAGGACAGAGCAAATGGTCAAAAGATTTTGATGAGGATACTGACAGGTCCAAGCATGCAGATGGAAGTACACATACTCTTTCTGGGCTGGCCAAGACATATGGCACTCATCAAAAAACACTTACTTGGGGTGATCGG CTTGAAAAGGGTGGATTTTCTATCGGTGCAGCCAAAAGGAGACCCACTTCATCTTTAATCATAGGACCTGGATCAGGGTACAATTTG GTCTCCAACCCCTTGGCTGAAGATAATTCCACAGGCGTGAAGGATAAAGTAAACAATGAAACAAAAAGACGGTTCAGTGAGCAACTTCGTGATGAAGGTCAATCCTTCAGGGCAGTTTTTGACCAGAGAAAACAGCGCATTGGGGTTTTCGACAACGGGAAAAATGAGTAA